The following is a genomic window from Pirellulaceae bacterium.
GCTCGATCACTCCGGTCGCCCCACCTCCGTGCTTGAGGATCCCACCGCGATCGAAGAACTCCTTTGAGTCACAGGAAGCAATCTCATCCCAAAAGAATAACCTTCCGTCGATGCCTGCCCCTTGTTCCCGTCAAAAAAGATGGACGAGATGAAGTCAACTCGGAATCGCGGCCTCCGCAGGCATTGAGCGAACGGGCAGATGCCGCGTGGCAGGAAGCCAATTATCGATTGACGCTGAGACCAAACAGGACGTTCGCCGTTGACAATGTCCCTTTTTCGTAACCCTCGAGATTGATCCAGTCTGCGGCCAACACCGCGTCAGTCACGAAGGTCACCGAGACGCCACGAGCCACGTAACGAGCACTGTAAAGCTCAAAGCCGGCAAAAACGCCAGGCGAAACATCCGTTTGCGAAATGAGTGGCGATTTGGCCAAAGTGAACTGGGCGGTGGTACTGTCAATCAAATTCTGCAACGCCGCCGTTGGATCTTCGCGAAAATGTCCGCGGATGTGAGACACGCGACCGCCCAGCCGGAAGGTGAGCAAACGAGATATACCCGGTTCATGAGATAATTCGTGGTACCAGCCGATCGCCGAATGCAAGCTCGTCCGACTAATCTCTTCGAGACTCATGTCGTAAAAATCCTGCAGGAAAGTTCCCTGTGCGGTCCCGGGCGTGAATGTGCCCGACACGGTGCGAGTACGCCCCTCCCCGAACGCGGAAAGATAGGATCCACCAAAATCAAAAAACACCTTGAGATCCGTCGGCAACAATGGTTCGCGACCGCCAAAAGCAACCTCATACCCAACTTCGGTCTGCTCTTCAAACAAACTGCTTCCCATCTGAAATGAGGGACCCGACTTCAGATACATACCAAATCGCGGCCAGCCATGCGGTGAACAACCGCAGTCTGCGTCTCCACATCCATCGCAACTTTCGCTCACAGAAAACTCGAGCGAGTCGACTGAAGCCCCTGCATCCTCCAAGACGACATCTTCCTGAGCGCTGACGAAACCTGCTATCACCACGAGGCTGACAGCGGCCAGAGTCAAAAGCCCAAAGGGCTTGGCAACGAAAGCAGTGACCGTTTTATTAGCCAACATGGGAGCATCCTTCCATGGAATGGATCCAACGAAGCACGAACAACAAAGAGTCCGCCGTTAGATCTATGTGATCGTCCAAACATCGCAGCGACTTTAACGATTACACCAACCGCGAAAGTAAAGTGAACCTTACGGCCGTAAGCACCGATAGCATTGCCGGCGAGAGCCGTGAGACCCCGCCTCCGGGCCACCTTTTTCCGACGTCCCGTCGTTGAGGGATCATGACGACAGCAGAGCGGTGAAAGCCAAGCCCATGAATCACGAGCCGTAACCGTTCCTTACGTTGAAAATAAAATCCATAGTCGCTTTACAAGTCGAAAGATCGAGCTTCGAGACTGATTCGCGAACATTGTCCGCAACCCGAGCGAAACGGTCGAGCTCAGCGCAGGACGCTAGCAGACCCCGCAAAAAAAAACTGCTCTTGCCCACCGAGCCGATCTGACCAACAATCGTGAGGGCAGGCAAAACCGGAAACGATTTTCCGACGCGATCTTTGCGATTCTAGGCATGATGCCTTCTCAGCTTGCCCCACTGTTTCTCATCTGAGAAGGGTATCCAACTCTGGATTGAACGGAGGCACATCATGTTAGTTTTGTCACGGAAAGAAAACGAACGGCTCTTGTTTCCCACTCTTGGCATATCCGTCGAGGTGGTACGGATTCAAGGTAACAAGGCACGTATCGGCATCGACGCTCCGGCCGACATCCCAGTATTACGAGAAGAAATCGCTGACCTGAAGGGCATCGAATTCACCCCTGACACGTCCGCCTCCGAGAGCCGCCTCGCTGCGATAACAAAAACCTTGCGTGAGAAACTAGACACCACGGCGGGCGCGCTCAACCAGCTCCACGAACACCTGCAGGGCGACCCGGAAGGTCAAAGGTTTGTGCTCAACACATTTCGGGAACTGCAGGATCTGGAGCGCAGCATGACTGCAGGAGAACCGGTTGAGCCAGAGCCACCTCATGGCTTGCTGATCAATCGAAATCCGAATGAACGTGAATTACTGGCAAGTTGCCTCAGATTTGGCGGTTTTGAAGTGGCTGCGGCGGCAAGCACGGGAGATGCCTTTGACTACCTATCCCTGCACGCCTGCCCCGATTTCGCCTTGATTGACACCGAGGACGCAACCAGCGACTTTATTCAAGAACTTCGATCGAACCGAGCTTTCGAGCAGATGAAGTTGTTCGGCATCGGCGAGCCACGCGACGCTTGTGCGGCCGGCTCTTTTCCCAGGCCAATCAATGCCGAGATTCTTGTCGGCGAATTGACTCGAGAATACGCTGGTCGAATTGCTATCTAACTCAAACACTCGCTCGACTTCTGTTGCCCAACGACAAAAGCGATTAGAATCTTCGGCACGCTAATCGCAACTCATACCAACGTGTAACTCATACCAAAGCACGACGAAGATGTCCGAACACCAAGACCTGCAAGAGCGGGTGACAAAACTGGAGGAACTTAACTCGCACCAGGAGTTGCTGCTCCAACAATTACATCAGGTTGTTTTGGAGCTTAGAACCGAGCATGAACAGTTGCGAACGCAAACCAAGCTTCGGATCGAGCAACTCGTGTCGCAGGCAGAAAGCAGATCTTCGGAACTTGATCCCGACGAGAAACCGCCCCACTATTAACGACAACCAAGGCTAAGTGATTCACGCACCCTGCCCCCCAAATCGATCAACTTCGTTCCGCCACCGGCAGGAACTGAGGGGCCGTGACGCCCATTGATACATAGACACTCATGAGCCCGTCGACAGACACGTCAGCGGAGATCACTTTCTCGGCTGGGACAAATACCAGGCCGCCACCAATCGGCACTGGGGCGGTGGGAATGATCACGGCGTGATATTCCTGGCCGCCAATGTTAAAGCGTTCCGGCGAGGTCAGCAGAGCCAACATGGCCGTTGGATTTTTGTCTCCAAACAGACAGAAGACCGACCTCATCCCCTGGAGATCGGCTTCATCCTTCTTATCAAGCATACCGATCAATTGCTTCGATGTGCCGTAGATACTGCTCACGATAGGAACACGCGTGAGCAGCGCATCGACGATACTTTGCAGCATTCGCTTCGCGCCAAGTTCAACGAACAGCCCAAGTGCAAAGACGATCGACAGGACCAATACCCACCCAACCACGTAAGCGAGCGTGTCGTTATTCACCACCTGGAGCCCAAACGACTGCAGGCCATTACCAACGAGCGAACCAGGACCGACAAAGCGAGCAATGTAGTCCGTCACCCACGCCACCACGGCAAACGTGATGACGACAGGCAAAACCGCTAGCACACCAGCGACAAAGTAGCCAAGGAAACGACTGAGCAAACTTCGTTGGTGAAGAGCCATGAACACTCCTACAAAATATCAATCGAGGTCGGAGTCACAACAGAAACAATTTGCCTGAGCGAGGCTATCAAGAGCAAGCCAAACCGGCAAAGGTGTTTCAACGCAGAAATTAGCAGCGGTTAGGCAAACACAGGTCGGCAAACACAGGTCGGCGAAACCGCCCCGATTGAGCTGGACCGGCGATCCGACCTACAGCGAGCCCCGATCACCGGGATCGTTGAAGGATTGCACCTCGCCACCGATCCCCCCTTTGAGTTGATCGGTCAGACGGGCTGTCGACTCTTCGAAAAATCAGTCGCAAAAATGCCCGAAAGACGATTCCTGATTAAACTTACCTACGAAATCAGATCGACTTGATGCGTTTTTCGCACAACGCCAAGGATCAGACGGATTCGAACATCCCAGCTTCGAACATCCCAGCTTCGAGCTGGGAAGCGGTGTGCTCTCGATATTCGGCGGGTCGCCCACTATCGCTGCATTTTGGATATCCGACGACTTAATGCACGGGACCGACTCCTCTCCATTATTTTGCATTCACGTCATGGAATAAGATCGCCGCTTACCGTTCCGACGCAGCCCGTCTCCGAACCCGCATCGGTGATCACTTGGGCTCTGCGAGGTATCGTCGGACGTATCGGTACGTGGTGGAATCGTCGCCGCAACGTGGGTTAGTGAAGCGGCCTGGCGATGCTCAGCGAGGCCGCAATGGTGCGGCCGGCGATTGCGTTTGCATCGCCATTCTTCTGGCGTCTCTTCAGTCTTGGGCGACATCGCTGCAACGTGATCGCGTTCTATCTTTAATTCGAGGACGCGATCGATCTTCGCCGGCCGGCGTCGCCGCTGAATTAGCCGTGCGATGCTATGCACAAGTTGCACAGGCGCCCGGTTCAATTCCATTCGCCAGTAAATGACGTGATTGTGTCAGTCACCGATGCGGTGCCACACATCGCGCACCGGGTCGAGTGCCTTGCCATCGATTTCCACGGTTCCCGACATGCGATGTGTTTTTCCGTCGTCCGAAACATGGCGCGTGATCGAGGAAGTGATCGGCTTTCCATCGGCGATACTTCCGGTCTCGTCATGGTGCCACTGACCGTCCTTCTTGTAGGTGGTTATGTTCCAGACCGTGCCGCCGGATGAAACCCATTGCCCCTGGATCTGCCGTTTGCCGGCATCGTAAAAGAACACGGCGGTGCCCGAGCCAGGCCCGCCGTTAAATCGGCCGCGTATAACGTGACCGTTGTCACTGAGTGTGAACTCTGAATAGGCTGTGACTTTGTCTCCTTTTTTGCCGAAACGAGGCCAGTCGGTAATCCAGATCACGTCTCCGATCCAGCGCCCCTACATCGACTTGCAAAATTCCTGGAAGTCAGCTTGAGTCGATTGAATCTTGCCTGCAGGTTCGGCGGCGTTCGCGGTCTGAGTCGATTGACTTGAGTTAAACCATGTGACTCCGCTCAAACAACATGTTGTCAACGCAGCAACCAATATCCACTTTTTCATTTCCGGGATCCTTTTGAGAAAACGAGGCTAAGGGGACGATCGGGGAAACGAGTCGGGCTCGATTAACCACGGTCATCTTATTTGCGTGCTAAGAAGTTCCGTCAAGATCGTGGTGATGTCCATCTTGACATTAATCAACACGACGCTCCCCGTGCAAAACTCTCTTCATGACCTCTTTTCCGTTTCGATT
Proteins encoded in this region:
- a CDS encoding carbon storage regulator, translated to MLVLSRKENERLLFPTLGISVEVVRIQGNKARIGIDAPADIPVLREEIADLKGIEFTPDTSASESRLAAITKTLREKLDTTAGALNQLHEHLQGDPEGQRFVLNTFRELQDLERSMTAGEPVEPEPPHGLLINRNPNERELLASCLRFGGFEVAAAASTGDAFDYLSLHACPDFALIDTEDATSDFIQELRSNRAFEQMKLFGIGEPRDACAAGSFPRPINAEILVGELTREYAGRIAI
- a CDS encoding SlyX family protein; protein product: MSEHQDLQERVTKLEELNSHQELLLQQLHQVVLELRTEHEQLRTQTKLRIEQLVSQAESRSSELDPDEKPPHY
- a CDS encoding DUF502 domain-containing protein codes for the protein MALHQRSLLSRFLGYFVAGVLAVLPVVITFAVVAWVTDYIARFVGPGSLVGNGLQSFGLQVVNNDTLAYVVGWVLVLSIVFALGLFVELGAKRMLQSIVDALLTRVPIVSSIYGTSKQLIGMLDKKDEADLQGMRSVFCLFGDKNPTAMLALLTSPERFNIGGQEYHAVIIPTAPVPIGGGLVFVPAEKVISADVSVDGLMSVYVSMGVTAPQFLPVAERS